The DNA region ACTGTTCTGCTACAGTAGCTATTTCTAGCCACTGATCCAAGCAGTCACTACCACAGCTGTTAATATCCCCATGGAGACTGCAGCTGCATTCCAATCCCTGTCCTTCAACCTTGTAGAGGGACTGgcttttttcctgctccccTATACACCCAGCAGGTCTCAAAATTAGGCTGAAGTtgccctgctggagctctgtggatgGAGAAGCCCAAGACTGAAGAGTTCTAAAATGAACCTTGTTCTTCTTGTCTTAGGAGAAAGTGCTCTCCAGATGTCATGCCTGCAGCAACAGccacactgctgggagctggggatgggcattttgggatgggaaagaTCTCACTGAGAAAGTCTCCAACTGCAGACATTCTGATAGGAAGGGGGATGGTTTAGAGGCCTAAAAAGGGTCCAGGAACTTGGAAAGAACCTTCACCCAAGATAAGTGTGTTTGGCAATAATGACAATAAAAGCAAGAGTCTCTGGAGATGATCCTTCTCTGGACTCCTCCATAGAGTCACACAGTGCCTGGGCTACTCCATGATGAGATATCCCACACAATACAGAGACCACAACCAAATCCTCATGCAGACAAAACTCGCAGTTCACCAGCATATGCAGGAGAAGTGGATTTCCCTCCACTTCAAAAGAAGATGCAGAGTGCAGTAGACTTAACTCTTTGTTGGTGAAAAGGTGAATCAGATGAAGAGATTTCTAACACCACCAAATGGGATAAAATCATAAAGCATTGCCTTCCATTCAGCATGGGCTGCAACACTTGTGCTTGTGGCCCAGACTGATAGCTGTGTGTGGCTAAAGGTCTCTTGTCAAAAGGCTTCCCCATCTTGTGTGAGTGTATCTGGTCACTGTGCATCCACCTCTTCCCTGGAATGCACTGCTGGTGAAGCTCACGGCTGTCCAATGTCAGAGGAAGCAGGAGCTGGTCAGCCAGCAGTGATGGTGTTATGGTGGTTCTTCTTGTAAAAGCTGGGTTggctttttttgctgttctgctTCTTACCCTCTCTATCTGGGGCCACCTGGCTGCCGGGTCTTTCCCAGTGGTATTCTTCCACATGGTGATGGTCATTTGGTCATCCCAGTCCTGAACCTTCCTTTGTGGCAGCTCCAAGTTGATTGTGGTCACCTTACATTTCACCAGGTGCCTTCTGAAGGTGGCTGGGACATCTGATCTCAAGGTCACTGTGATGTCCTTGGCACAGCCAGGATGGAGGTGTCCCACCTAGGGAGAATCAGGGAGTCAAgaccaaactgggagcactgccaagggcaggagtgACAGCAGAAGGGACAGATGTGGTgaacagctgtgccaggaatCTGCACCTCAGAGTGGATTTATGGGAAGTTTGACAGACAAAAGTGTGAACAGAAGGTGCCACCTGCCATAACACGAAGCCTTTTGTGCAAGGCTGGCAGCCTTGGCCCAGCCAAGCCAGGGACTGCATCTCCTCCAtggcactggaatgggctgtcAGTGGCATGTGAGGactccctgccagctgccaggcacaccagggcagggcttgagcaatggggagaggcagagcagtcCATGCTCACCTTGGGGGAGAAGCAGAATGGGGCGTCTGCCTCCCACTCAAAGCGCATGACCTTGGTCTGTGCGTGGCTGCTGATGGTCAAGGCCCTCCAGCAGGACTCTCCGACAGGACAGTGCCCAAACTCGATGTGATTCACTCTGACAGCTGTTAAGGAGGAGAGCAAGGCATGTCAGCATGCAGGGAGCTCCACCTGCCCCCTTCACGTGCACAGATACCTGCATGTTCAAGGCTTCCTAGCTCCAAGCCTTCCTCCCTCTGCAGGGAGTTCCCCAGGCagttccccatcccagcacttccagggaaacATCCTGACACATCCCtaagcacagcacacactgtTCTGCAAGCATGGCTGCCATGCCCACAGGCCACCAAGTCCCAAGGGTGACAGCCCAGGCCTGGCTAGCGGGAGGACACACATGATCAgacattttcctcttccttgctCCACCTGGACTGCTTTGTTTGGGAGGCACCCACTGACCTTCAGGCATGTCGGTGCTCAGAGAAACATCACAGACCTCTGCAGAGATTTTGATGTTTTCAGCCTGAACAATCCCCAGGATGTTTTCTGTATCTGAAACCTGAGGCAGCAAGAAACAAACACtgttcagattatttttttggcAGACAGCCTCTAAGTCGCTGTCTCTGCTGGCTGCTTCCTCTATGGCCTGCCCAGCTTCACAAGCATTGCTGGACTCCCAAGTTTTGCTAACCTGTTCATCTCATGGGCTGCCCCAGGGAGATCCTGCTGCAGTAatatgcattatatacttttctttgctgagcatcttcatacagcagaaccaatctataccttaattattatctatagcctatcataactactatcATTACCATATTCTGGTTACTGTTCTCCagtcactaaaagttagtacattacagttgAAGCTGGAAGTTGTTATTCAGTTTTTTTTGGCAGTGGAAAATTATGAgactttttttctacttgcaactttGCTAACTTGTTTGCCAGTGCTacctttctgcttggtaaaaacatcttctgtttggggtggatttatcctttgctctaagccataaaaaccccttgtAAGTAACATTTCCTTTGCCttcttggttatccagtaagactggctcagcaattcttttcttctatagcaaaacttgcttccatctctattccatcatcagactctacatttaaaGTCTTCCTGCTAAACATACATATCtttgagactttcttgtcaatttttcatccttcccaacaatCTGCCTCATGACCGCCATGAGAGAGGGAGATTGAAGCCCCCTCCCAAGGGCTGAGACTGAGACCCCTGTAATTCTAACACAGGGGGCGCGGGCCTGACTGAAGCATTATTTCTGCCAAGTGTTGCCTGCAGGTGTGTTTGCTGTACCAAGACTGGTTTCCCATGGGAGCCAGTCCTGAAACAATGGTCCCACCCACTGCTGAGATTTACTTATCCTGTTTGGGAACATGGACTATCTGTACCCATTGTCAATAAACTTATTCTCCATTGTCTTTTAACTGTTCCCCCCTCAGCAAAGGACTATAAAAGACTCCTGAGTTAACCAAGACTTGGAGATTCTCACCAGTGTGACAAGACAGATCTATAGGCTGGACCATGAGGATTTCATCTCTCCATTGGTAGCtattccccccttttctctctctctctttcctttatCTCCTTTCCAACCCTTCACTCACATTTGCTGTGAGCACTCAATATCAGGTGATTTGATTAATACTGAAATTccctctgtgttgtttttttgcactctgagatcagtTAATGAACCATCACAACCCCCGTTTGTATGAGTGGATCGTGACAGGGGCCAATTccccaaacacagccagaaTCACCCTAATCTCATCCTGCATCTGTGCCACTGACTAATGGAGGGACCATGGGGAAAATATTCTCCCATACACAGGGATCAATGCATTCATTCATACACTACATTAAAGTGAACTGGGATGTCTCCTGGCACTAGAAATTCTCTCTGATGCACAGCTTGcctttaaaaagcatttcttaCTGCTTTTAGAAAAGGAGGAGACTCAGAGTGAGAGCTCTTGGAGCTCAGGGAAGgactccagccctgctcatcTGACTCCTGaggcttttcctctctctctctgatttaaatgctgctttctcAAGGTGCCTCAGCAAAAGCTCCTGCAAAAATTTCCTATGGACCTCCTGTTGAGGTCCAGTGTGGcaatccacaaaatcagagggttttgggaaagctgcaaaagacaGGCCTCAGAGACTgtagaactgtgattagagctaagcagcagccatgagataggtcagcagaaaaagtatttaaactgtagaaaagcaaggacaaatagaacaatggtctgcggattaatgcttgtctagactaactccctaagctacagaaaagtttatctagcaagatattaggaagtttgaagcttaataatagagccctgtgcattgtgttttagggcttacaagcaggtattgtattcaaaataagcaagcattgttttaaccaaaggtacgtgtgcttatggtgattggatagaactactgtcaatgtgcttttgctttgtgtgattggtcacaaaacttataaagtaagttgtaacatgaagttctttgtctgctgcctgagATGTGACCTGGTGGCAttttcccattgtcataaccatgtaatgagactgatgctgaaaaataaaacagctcaaggcacgttccacagCAGTCCCATCCCATCTGTGATTTGTTCAGAGCCCCCGTCCAGCAATAGTCCAGGGGGAGCAGTGCCCTCCACAGGTGCTGCACAGCATCCTTGGGCAGCCCTACAACGTGtcctgcacagcctctccaaCAAGCAGCTGCTTCAGCAGCACTTTGTGATGGGCCTGGAGGGACGTGTGGCCCCTCTGTGGCCAATGCTGAATATCGCAgacatttttcatgaaaaaccctttccttaggatttttgctcttgagaagctgagaggcctcagaaacaaaatgtaaacattgattatctgctgctgtggaatgcgACAGGtagatctttgattggcccatcttagatgtttataattaatagccaatcacagcccagctggctcgtACAGACAGTccaagacagagcctttgttatcattctttcctttctattccattcttagctagccttctgatgaggcCTTTGcttccattcttttagtatagtttgaATAAAATATACATCATAacataataaatcaagccttctgaaacatggagtcaacattcccatctcttccttcatccaagaacccctgtgaacactgtcacagctgAGGACCCCCAGTGGCAtgggagctccagccctgcttgccACACTGACAATGGGCAAGTGAGACAGATTCCCTCTCACCTTCTCTGCTTCCAGGGGAGTGTGCGGCACGTCCAGGGAGGACGAgattcctgccagccctgctgggagctgagggtgcTCAGGAGTTTGTGGAGGCACCTGAAAAACAAGCCATTTTCTGTGCTAGGAGGAAGAGACAGCCACCTTGCAAAGTCTCATTTTATGAGACAGCTTcagtgtcaccctggttttttaagattttctaagccttctgatgttgacattcttgtgGTGAACTTTCttacacactttctgtaaataactcattgttttgcattcctttatggaggaggggAAAGTTGATGGACtcttggtttgtccagtgtcattggagaggtggcactgtcaccctccaatccactgtcactcttAGAAAACTATtaatgttggagtcagaaaataaacttcccttttccttcaccctgagaacagcagtgtgtgcctgtgttctttcgtgtcctatagtgacactTCAGGGCCAGCAGTGCAATGCCAGCCCTtgggtggaagcacagccctgcaaacAGGGAGTCTGGCTGCTTTGGGAAGAGGCTCCATGTAGACCAGGATCATCCCAGCTTGCTCTGGGAGGGAAGCTGGAGGTGTTACCATGATGATGCAGAGAAAAGCCTCATCTTACATTGTGAAGAAAACCAggccaaaaaatcccacactcAACACAGGTCTGTAGGATCCGAGCCatcttctccaaggaaatctcTCCTATTTCTCCCTCCCAACACAGCCCATACTCAGCcactggccctgctgcccagcccactgccagggcacagcacagcagggcagcagaaagggagGTCAGCACAAGCATGACTTGGTGCTGGCAGGCTGGGGAGGCAACACAAGCACTGGATGTACAAGAAAATCTACCTCTGCTCCTGGTGATTGGGCAAAATCCCACAATTCTTTCAGGGCTGTGGCTGGCTCCTCCACATTTCTAATCCTGAAGCGTCTCCTTAGAGATGCCAAGGAATCCAAACTGGGTCTCTTCCCCTTTGgtggttggggttggaatttAGATGGGTAAGGCTCacatctggaaaaaaacagaactgTGGCTCATATCTGGAACATAACACAGCTATaaacagggagctgcagtgggagGGAGGGACACCTGCAcgagcagctcctggccaggatGCGGCCCCTGGCTGGGTGCTTTTGCATTGAACTGAGAAATGGTTTGATCCAGCGCTTCCCaacccaggctggagcaggtctGTTCTAAAGGCAGCCCAGGGATGACACTGAGGtagcagcagtgcaggcagctgcaAATGCTTGCACTGAGCAACTGcggaggatgaggatgaatgtcgcagacatcttttatgaaaaatcttttccttaggattcttcctcctgagaagctgagaggcccaggaacaaaatgcaaatattgattatctgct from Zonotrichia leucophrys gambelii isolate GWCS_2022_RI unplaced genomic scaffold, RI_Zleu_2.0 Scaffold_140_117340, whole genome shotgun sequence includes:
- the LOC135460972 gene encoding hydrocephalus-inducing protein homolog; the protein is CEPYPSKFQPQPPKGKRPSLDSLASLRRRFRIRNVEEPATALKELWDFAQSPGAEVPPQTPEHPQLPAGLAGISSSLDVPHTPLEAEKVSDTENILGIVQAENIKISAEVCDVSLSTDMPEAVRVNHIEFGHCPVGESCWRALTISSHAQTKVMRFEWEADAPFCFSPKVGHLHPGCAKDITVTLRSDVPATFRRHLVKCKVTTINLELPQRKVQDWDDQMTITMWKNTTGKDPAARWPQIERVVKAVPEPAHTVLEESSQEVEVYLSAVVAHAQFQLSTTRVQFKDTLPFQTRTATFMMHNTGEVALKYSWEKAQESEPVKKPFPTTLMRRFLSYNPVKQQKKLLCLFWSEQDHPAERSPKVWQQPDSGKQQEEQISKQQEEQVFQEEKPEQPDCSKNLRCSKQKNLSPKRASSSLEAFPDDSHDLFSINPYCGSIPPGYKQTFQLQFSPKHMGKFKATLLCSWELQRVCVAKVYDLAIGPV